The Streptomyces sp. BHT-5-2 genomic interval GGCCCCCGGCCGGACGTGCGGGGCGGGCCCACCACCGGCCCCGCCCCGCCGTCCGGCCGCCTCAGTGCACCGAGTTGAACGGCGGCGCCTCGCCCGCCTCCCCGATCAGCTCCCAGAAGTGGTCCACCAGCCGCCGCAGATACGCCGACCGCTCCGCCGCGATCTCCTTCAGCCGGGCATCGGCGTTCCGCGCCACCACATGCGCCATGTACCGCTCGGAGAAGTCCGCGAACTCCGCGTGCATGGTGCGCAGCGCGTCGCCCACCCGCGTCCGGTTCAGCGTGGTGATCTCGGTGACCGGCCCGACATGCGGCTTCCAGCGGCCCTCGATCGCCGCCCGCAGATGCCCGGCCAGCTCCTCGACCCGCCCCATCACCCCGATCAGCTTGCGCAGCGACAGCCCCAGCGCCTCCACCAGCGCCTTGGTCTGCCGGTAGTCGCCGGGCCACTCGTTGGCCGCCTCCGCCGCGTGGTACTCCTCCGGGGCCATCCCGACCAGCTGCGCCAGCCGCTCCCCGCTCAACTGCCGGGCCAGCCGGTGCTCCGCCAGCGTCCGCGGCTCCACCCCCATCAGCACCGCCGGCGGGCACCACAGCACATCCGCCAGGGCGAACAACTGCGGCTCGGTGGGCAGCAGGGAGCCGTACTCCCACGCCTCGATCACCTCGGGGCGCACCGGCGCACCGCACGCCGCCATGGACTGGGCGACCTGACTCGTGGTCAGGCCCACTCGGGCCCGTGCGGAGCGGGCCTGAGCGGGAGAGAACGGAACGCTGTTCACGTACGCGACACCTCGTTGCACCCGGTGAGTTGGGGGTGCTGGGGGGAGGAGAAATGAGCGGACATGGAGGAACATCCAGGAGCGGGCAGGTTAACAGATCGGCCAGACGTACGAACCTCCAGTCCGGTTCTCCTCACCGGGTATAGCCGATGCGCCGCTGTCTACCGGGTGGTAGCGGCAGTTGGGATCGTCACGAGGGCGGGACGTAATGAAGGCGTTACGTGGATGACGGTGCCGCGTCACAGTGGTCGCCGAGGCTGGCGGGTGCCTACGGGCCTTGCCGAGCGGGGCCCGTCGGTGTACACCAGACATCCGGTCCTCCCCCCACGATCCGATCAGGATGGGACCCTTCCTATGCGATACGCGCTCGACCGCCCCCGTGCGGCCCGATGCCTGCCGTCCGCCGTGCCGCCCGCCGGGGCCGCGTGCCACCGCGCCGCCGCCCGTCCCGCCGGGAGAAGACGCACCCCGGCGCGCCCTCTCCAGCTGTCATGCATCTGACAATCGACTGCGCGTCGCCGGCCCTCGCCCCCGAGTGCCGCCCGGCGCCCGCCTGATCGTCACCCTCCCCGCATCGCGCGCACCACGGAGCCGCCGGCGCCTCACCGCCGGCCACCCGGCATGCCCAACTCGCCGCCGCGCAAGGGCGGTTGCTCCGCCCTGCCCGCGTGGCCACCGGGTCCGGCCCGCCCCGAGGAGCCCGACCGGCTCCCGGCCACCGGCGCCCCACCGCCGGCCTCCGCGTGCCCCGCAGCCAGAAAGGACCACCTCAGGTGCTCACTTCGCACCACGCACACTCCCAGGGCGGCTCACCCACGGCCCTGCTCGGCGGCACGGACCACCCCACCCCCACCGCCCCCCACCCCGCCGGCCACGTCCTCGTCGTCGGCACCCCCGGCCCACGCCTGGAACGCCTCACCCACACCCTCCGCGCCACCGGACACGACGTCACCCACGCACCACCCGGCGAGGCCGGCCCCCGCCTCCACCAGACACCCCCGGACGCCGTCGTCGCCCTCGACGAACCGGCCACCGGACACACCGGCGCCGACGTCATCCGCGAGGTCCGCACCGCCCCCGCCGGACGCGCCCTGCCGCTCCTCATGGTCACCGGCGCCCCCGGCCCCACGGGCGTCGCCGACCTGCTCCGCCGGGGAGCCGACGACTGCATATCCGAGGCATCCGACCCCGACGAACTCTCCGCCCGCATCGAGGCCAAGCTCCGCCGCGTCCCCGTCCCCGTCGAGCACCTGCTCCGCGACCCGCGCACCGGCCTCTACTCCCGCCCCCACTTCCTCGACGAACTCGACCGCGAACTCAAGCGCCCGGACGCCGCCCGGCACCACGGTGTCCTCGCCGTCATCGCGGTCGCCGAACTCGCCGCCCTGGAGGAGCGGCTCGGCCCCCGGGTCCGCCGCGAGATCGCCGAACGGCTGGCCGCGGTCGCCGAGAAACTGGGCGGCGCCTGCGACCGGCTCGGCCGCGACGACGACGGCCACCTGCTGATGCTGCTCCCCGGCATCGACGAGGAGACCGCCGTACGCGGCCTGAGCGCCCTCGCCACCACCGCGGCCGGCACCCGCTTCGTCGTCGCCGACGAGAACGTCCGCCTCACCCCCGCCGTCGGCTGGCTCCCGCTCGCCGAGGCCGCCGACGCCGCCGACGCCGTCGACCGGGCCCGCGACGCGGCCCGCGAGGCGCTCCGCCACCGCGACCTCCGCCCCGTCCGCCACGCCCCCTGGATGCGCGGCACCCCCGGCCGCCACCGCCGGCCACCGCTGCGCGCCCTGCTCCGCCCCGCGCTCTCCGCGCTCTCCCCGGTCCTGGCGCTGCTCCTGGGCATCGGCGTGCCGTTCGTCCTCTACCAGCAGGCGTACCTGGCCGGTTGGGACCTCGGCTCCGGCATGTACTGGGCGGTGGTCGCCGGGCTGGTGCTCTCCGCGCTGCTCATCGTCCTGGAATGCCTCTACGCGCTGGACGCGCCGGCCCGGCCGCAACGACCCGGCGCCCCCTACCCGGCGGCCAGCGCGGTGATCGCCGCGTACCTCCCCAACGAGGCGGCCACCATCGTCGACACCGTCGAATCGTTCCTGCGCCAGGAGTACCCCGGCGAGCTGGAGATCGTCCTCGCCTACAACACCCCGCACCCGCTCCCCGTCGAGGACACCCTCCGCGAGATCGCCGCCCGCGACCCCCGCCTCGTCCTCCTGCCCGTCGCCGGCAGCACCTCCAAGGCGCAGAACGTCAACGCGGCGGTCACCCGCGTCCGCGGCGAGTTCGTCGGCATCTTCGACGCCGACCACCACCCCGCCCCGCACTCCTTCCGGCACGCCTGGCACTGGCTCTCCCACGGCTACGACGTCGTCCAGGGCCACTGCGTCGTCCGCAACGGCGACAGCTCCCGCGTGGCCCGGCTCGTCGCCGTCGAGTTCGAGGCGATCTACGCCGTCAGCCACCCCGGCCGCACCCGGCTCTACGACTTCGGCGTCTTCGGCGGCTCCAACGGCTTCTGGCGCACCGACCTGCTCGCCCGCACCCGGATGCACGGCTCCATGCTCACCGAGGACATCGACTCCACCCTGCGCACCCTCACCACGGGCGCCCGGATCGCCGTCGACCGCACCCTGATCTCCCGCGAACTGGCCCCCACCACCCTCACCGCCCTGTGGAACCAGCGCTCCCGCTGGGCCCAGGGATGGCTCCAGGTCTCCCTCAAACACCTCCGGAACGGCCTGCGTTCCCCCGTGCTGACGCTGCGTCAGAAGGTCGGGTTGCTGGTCCTGCTGGGCTGGCGCGAGATCCAGCCCTGGCTGACCCTCCAGATCCTCCCGATCCTGCTCTACGCCATGTGGAAGACCGGCGGGCCCGGCCACCTCAACTGGGCGGTACCGGTCTGCGTGCTCGCCCTGCTCCTCACCCTCGCCGCCGGCCCCGTCCAGGCCCTCTTCGCCTGGCGGCTGGCCGTCCCCGAACTCCGGGCGCGCCGGGGCTGGTTCTGGTCCTACCTCCTGGTGTCGACCGTCTTCTACAGCCACTTCAAGAACATGGTCGCCCGCCAGGCCCACCTCAAGGAGGCCCTCGGCGACCGCCAGTGGCGGGTCACCCCGCGCACCCGGGCGGCCGAGGCGGTGGCCCGCCGATGACCACCACCACCGCCACCGCCACCGACTCGCCGCCCACACCCGGGAGTCCGACCCGCCGCCGCCCCACCGGGGACATCGACGGCTTCCGCGGCCTCGCCGCGCTCAGTACCGTCGCCTTCCACGTCTGGCAGCAGTACACCTTCTACGACGCACGCGGCACCCACCCGCCGGTGACCAACCCGGCCCTCGACGCCGTCCTCTCCCTCGAAGTCATCGACATCTTCTTCGTCCTCTCGGCGTTCCTGCTCACCCAGTCCTATGCCCGAGCCGCCCTCGACGGCGGCTCCACCCGCCCGGCCCGCGCCTTCCTCTTCCGCCGCGCCATCCGCATCCTGCCGCTCTACGTCCTGGCCGTCGTGGTCGTCTGGGCCACCCGCAACCCCACCCTCCCCGGTGAGTGGCGGGACCTCCTCGAACACCTCACGTTCACCCACGTCTTCGATCAGGACCGGATCTTCTACACCCTCGGCCCGACCTGGTCGCTCTCCCTGGAGGTGCTCTTCTACCTCGTCCTCGTCGGCCTCGGCCCGCTCGCCGTCCGCGCCTGCCGGCGCCTGCGCCGCCGCGGCAGCAGGGTGGCGCTCTGCGCGACCGGCTGCCTCCTCCTCTTCGCCGCACCGCTGGCCTGGATCACCGTCGCGCACTACGCCCTGGACATCCCGCACACCGACTGGGTCGCCTACTTCGGCCCGCAGGCCCGCTTCGGCGGCTTCGCGGCCGGCATGGGACTGGCGGTGGCGCTGGCCGCGCTCGGCGACCGGGCCCGGCTTCCCCGGCGCGCCGCGCTGCCGCTGACCGCCCTGGCGCTGGCCGGCCTCTTCTGCCTCTCGCTCCAGTCCGACGCGGAGGGCTTCACCTTCACCTACTACCACCCGATCGCCTCCGCGCTGTGGGTGCTGCTGCTCTTCAGCACCCTGCACATCCGCCGGCGGACCGTCTGGAACCGCTTCCTGTCGGCCCGTTGGCTCACCCCGATCGGGCTGGTCAGCTACAGCCTCTTCATCTGGCACGAGCCGGTCATGCTCCTGCTCCACAACGCCGGCCTGCTGCCCCAGGGCACCTCCGGCTTCCCCTGGGCCCTGCTGATCGTCCTGGTCGCCGCCCTCGTCACGGCCGCCGCCAGCTACTGGCTCATCGAGTACCCCGCCGGCCTCCTCGCCCGCCTCAAGGACACCAACGGCCACCCCCGCAACTTCTACCCGGACGCAGCCCTGCGCTGACCTCACCGACCGCCCCGGGCGGGCGGGGCCACCCCAACCGGTCCCGCCCGCCCTTCCCGCGGCCCCTGTCGCTCACTCCGGGAAGACCGTCCCCAGCCGGTAGTCCAGCGCCCGCCGTGCCTGGGCCAACGACCGCCGGCCGTGCAGCACATCGCCGCCCAGTCCCACCGCGGCCGCCACCAGCAGGTCGGCCTCCAGGCGCGCGTCCAGCCCCGGCGCGGTCCGCCCCGCGTCCCGCGCCGCCGCGATGAGCCCCGCGACCATGTCCTCCAGCGGGTGCTCCTCGGCCAGGAACACCGCGGCCAGCGCCGGATCGGTCAGGCTGCGCGCGTAGTACGCCGCGAACACCCGCAGCGCGGCGGCCCGTTGGGCGTCCAGCGGCAGGAACTCGTCCAGCACGGCCCGCAGCAGGCCCCGCGGGTCCGCCGGGTCGACGCGGATCCGGGACCGGGCGATCCGCTCGTTCTCCTCGTGCAGCAACCGGAGCGCGTCCACCAGCAGCCGGTGCTTGTCCGCGAAGTGGTACTGCACCGCGCGCACCGACACCCCGCCCTCGGCGGCGACCTCCCGGATGCTGGCGGCGTGCAGCCCGCGTTCCGCCGCGATGCGCCACACCGCCTCGATGATCCGCCGCCGCTTCGCCGCCGCCGCGCCGCCGGCCGGGTCCGTCGCCGGGCCCGCCTCGGCGGTCGGCGGTGGGGCCGGCGGGTGCTTGCGGCGCCGGTAGGCCCGGGCCTGGCAGCTGCGCGAGCAGTAGACGGCGGGGCGGCCCAGGCCGGGTGGGGGAAGGGGGGTTCCGCAGGCGTCGCACACCCGGCGGGACGGCGGAATTTCCGCACGCTGCAAGCCCATTCGGCACCTCGCAAATACTGTGACGAAAAGCGAAATCGGTAGGGCTGAAGCCTAATACGGGGGTGGGGGCGCTGATACGTTCGTAACGTCCCCGTGGGCGGCACAACGTCGCGTCGGCGGTGGCGTTCGTGGGGTGGGTTGTCGGGTGACGTCGTGAGGAGTGCGAGGAGCGTTATGAAGTACGACATCCTGCAGGGGGCCGGAACGGTGCTGGTGGTGCTGGCCGGTCAGGGGGCCGTCCGGCTGCTGGTCGACCATGGGAACACCGGGCTGCTCGGATGGCTCGGCGCCGGCTTTCCGCTGCTGTTGACCGCCTATCTCGGCGTCACCGCCGTCGGCGTCGTGCTCGCCGGCTGGGCGCACGGGCGGGCCAAAGCGCTCGGCCGCCGGAAGTGATCCGGCGGCCGAGGCGGGGCGGGGGAGCGGGCGGCGTCAGCCGACGTGGACCCGCGGGCGGCGGCTGAGGTCCGGCTCCGCGCGGCGCAGCACCTCGCGGGTGACCGGCGCGACCTCGCCGTCACCGAAGACCAGGAACCGCAGCAGATGGCTGAGCGGATGCCCCTCGGTCCAGTTGAAGTAGATGTGCGGCACCTGGCCGGTCCGCTCCCGCAGCTGCATCAGCACCGCCGCGATGGTGTTCGGCACGCCCGCGCCCTGCACCCGCAGGATCCGCGTGCCGTACTCCTCCACGCCGTGCACCTGCGCTTCCGCGGTGAAGTCCGACGAGTCCTCGACGAGCACCTCCAGGAAGAGCACCGGCCCGCCGTCGGGGATGTGGGTCTCCTCGCGCTGGCTGTACTCCTTCTCCCGGTAGTCCGCCGCGTCGCGCTCGTCGGGCTCGTTGGCGATCAACCGCAGCGGGCCGGCGGTCATCGCCTCGTCGATCAGCCGCTCCGCGGCCTCGTCGAACACCACGTCCGCGGCGCGCAGTTCGAAGGCCCGGTGCACCCGCGAGGCGAACGACGTCAGCAGGATGCCGAGGATGAACAGCAGGGCGATCTTCAGTCCGTCCGGCCGCTCGATGACGTTGGTGACGAGGGTGTAGCCGAAGACCAGGGTGATCGTGCCGAAGCCGATGGCCGCGCCCCGGTGGCCGCGGTGCCGGGCGGCGACGGTCGAGGCGAACGACGCGGAGAGCATCAGCACCAGCACACCGGTCGCATAGGCGCCGCTCTGGTCGTCGACGCTGGCGTCGAAGACGAACGTGATCCCGAACGCGATGGCCATGAAGATCAGCACCAGCGGGCGCACCGCCCGGGTCCACTCCGGCGCCATGCCGTAGCGCGGCAGATAGCGCGGGACGAGGTTGAGCAGCCCGGCCATCGCCGACGCGCCGGCGAACCACAGGATCGCGATGGTCGAGATGTCGTAGACCGTGCCGAACGCCTCGCCCAGGTGCTGGTGCGCCAGGTACGCCAGCGCGCGCCCGTTGGCCGCACCGCCGGGGGCGAACTCCTTCTGCGGGATCAGGATGGTGGTGGCCAGACTGGACAGCAGCAGGAAGCCGCTCATGATGATCGCCGCGGTGGTCAGCAGCCGGCGGGTGTCCCTGATCCGGCCGGCCGGCTTGACCGGGTCGTCGCCGGCGTCACCGCGCACCTGCGGCATCACGGCCACGCCGGTCTCGAAGCCGGACATGCCCAGCGCCAGCTTCGGGAAGACCAGCAGGGCGACGCCGACGATCGCCAGCGGTGAGGAGTGCTGGGCGGTCATCGCGCCCCACCAGTTGCCGATGGCCACCGGGTGGGAGAGGACCTGCCAGGCGGAGGTGGCCAGCACGACCACGTTGAGCACGAGGTAGACGCCGACCAGCGCCACGGCTATCCCGATCGCCTCGCGGAAGCCCTTGAGGAAGACCGCGCCCAGCGCGGCGAGCAGCAGCAGGGTGATCCAGAGGTTGGCGCCGTGCAGGGCGGCCGGGGCGAATGGGTTCTCCACGACGTGGGCCGAGGCGTCGGCCGCCGACAGCGTCATCGTGATGACGAAGTCCGTGGCGGCGAACCCGAGCAGCACCAGCACCAGCAGCTTCCCCGCCCACCAGGGCAGCAGTCGCTCCAGCATGGCGATCGAACCCTCGCCCTGCGGGCTCTCCTTGGCGACCCGCCGGTAGACGGGCAGCGCGCCCAGCAGCGTCAGCGCGATCAGCACCAGCGTGGCGAACGGCGAGAGCAGTCCGGCCGCCAGCGCCGCGATGCCCGGCTGGTAGCCCAGTGTCGAGAAGTAGTCGACACCGGTCAGGCACATCACCCGCCACCATGAGTTGCCCTTGTGCTCGGCGGGCGGTGTGCCGTGCGGCCCGGGGTGGCGGGCGCTCTGCTCGCTCAGTCCGTCCAGCAGCCAGGACCGCCACCTCGGCGGGGCGGCGGCCGGCGGCGGAGTGGGGTCCACCTGGGTACTGGTCATGCGGCTACGTCCTGCCGATCGTGGTTCGGCCCGCCGACGGTCACGGATGTCGGTCGGGTGGTGGGTCGAGGGGTGCGGGTCTGTCGAGGGGGTTCCGGCCGCGCGGTCCACGTGCGGGCCGGGCGGGGGCGTGGGCGGAACGCGGCGTCGCATCGGGCGCCGCGGAGGCCGCTCCGAAAGCGCCCAATCCGGCATATGGGCGGCCTACCCCTATAAAGGCCGATTCCGTCCAACTCTCTCTTCCTGCCGCCTTTTGTCGCTTTCGCCACCGGTCGTCGTCCGGTGTGCCGGGCAACGAGGAGCGAGTATGCAACACACTTCCGCGCCACTCGGCGTCCGGGGCGCGTCCGGGACCATCTCGTGTCCTTCCCGCTGCCCTTCCCGTGACGTCAGGGATGCGTCAGAAATATCCCCCGGCCCGTAGGCACCGCGTTAAGTTCCCCGCCCGGGGCTTCCCCCGGCCCCCGGTCCGCGCACCCTGGCAACAGGTCCCAGGAGGTGCACTCATGGCCACCGCTCACCACCCCGTCCCCGCCCATCCGCTGCCCGTCCCGCGCTTCCCGCCGCCCGCCCCGGGCCCCGGACCGGCGGCGTCCGGTACGTCCGGCGCTCCGCTCGGGCCGGTGGCCGGTGCGCGGCGGCCCGCCGACGAGCTGGGCCGCGAACTCGCGCTGCCGGTCGGCGCGGCGCTGACCGCCCTTGCCGTGACCGCGCTGCTGGCGACCGGCCGGGCCGCCGCCCATCCGGCCTTCTCGCTCGCCGTGTTCGCGCTGCTGACGGTCGCCGTCGCGGCCGCGGCCCGGCCCCTCATGGTCCCCGCCGTGGTCGCCGTCTCCTGGTTGTTCTACGACGGCTTCGTGGTGCACCGGCACGCGGAACTCGGCTGGCAGCCGGCCGACCGGACGAGCCTGTGGGTCCTGGCGGGCGCCGGCCTGGCCGCGGCCGGGTGCGCGGTGGCCTTCCGCGCCGCCCGGACGGCCCGGGATCGGCGCGCCGGCGCCGACTGAGGCACGGGCCGGCCCGGCGCCTCCCGGGCGGACGGCGGTAGGTGCCGACCCGTCTCACCAGGCCGTCTCGTCCCACTGGTCGAGGAGCGTGTCGATGCCGTCGTTCCCGGCGTCGCCCGGTGGCGGTGCCGCGTCCAGGGTCTGTTCGGTCCAGATGACCTTGCCGTCGGGGGTGTAGCGCGTCCCCCAGCGCTGGGCGAACTGGGCGACGAGGAACAGCCCGCGCCCGCCCTCGTCGGTGGTGGCGGCCCGCCGCAGGTGCGGGGAGGCGCTGGTGCCGTCGGAGACCTCGCAGACCAGCGCGCGGTCGTGGAGGAGGCGGACGCGGATGGGCTGGGCGCCGTAGCGGATGGCGTTGGTGATCAGCTCGCTGAGGATCAGCTCGGTGGTGAAGCCGATCCCGCCCAGCCCCCAGGCTTCCAGGGTGCGCATGCAGGCGGAGCGGACGGGGCCGACCGCCGCGGGGTCGGAGGGGACCTCCCACTCGGCGATCCGGTCCCGGTCCAGGAGCCGGGTGCGGGCCACCAGCAGGGCGATGTCGTCGCTGGGGTCGGCGGGCAGCACGGCGTCCAGGACGGCGGTGCAGGTCTCCTCGGGGGAGCGGTCCGGGCCGTCGGCGAGGGTGGTGCGCAGCAGTTCCAGGCCGGTGTCGATGTCCCGCTCGCGGTCCTCGACGAGCCCGTCGGTGTACAGGACGAGCCGGGAGCCCTCGGGCAGGGCCAGCTCGACGGTCTCCACGGGCAGCCCGCCCCCGAGTCCGAGCGGCGGGGAGACCGGCACCTCGGGGAAGGAGACCGTGCCGTCGGGGAGGACCAGGGCCGGCCCCGGGTGGCCGGCGCGGGCCAGGGTGACGCGGCCGCCGACCGGGTCGTAGATGGCGTAG includes:
- a CDS encoding acyltransferase; the encoded protein is MTTTTATATDSPPTPGSPTRRRPTGDIDGFRGLAALSTVAFHVWQQYTFYDARGTHPPVTNPALDAVLSLEVIDIFFVLSAFLLTQSYARAALDGGSTRPARAFLFRRAIRILPLYVLAVVVVWATRNPTLPGEWRDLLEHLTFTHVFDQDRIFYTLGPTWSLSLEVLFYLVLVGLGPLAVRACRRLRRRGSRVALCATGCLLLFAAPLAWITVAHYALDIPHTDWVAYFGPQARFGGFAAGMGLAVALAALGDRARLPRRAALPLTALALAGLFCLSLQSDAEGFTFTYYHPIASALWVLLLFSTLHIRRRTVWNRFLSARWLTPIGLVSYSLFIWHEPVMLLLHNAGLLPQGTSGFPWALLIVLVAALVTAAASYWLIEYPAGLLARLKDTNGHPRNFYPDAALR
- a CDS encoding glycosyltransferase, which encodes MLTSHHAHSQGGSPTALLGGTDHPTPTAPHPAGHVLVVGTPGPRLERLTHTLRATGHDVTHAPPGEAGPRLHQTPPDAVVALDEPATGHTGADVIREVRTAPAGRALPLLMVTGAPGPTGVADLLRRGADDCISEASDPDELSARIEAKLRRVPVPVEHLLRDPRTGLYSRPHFLDELDRELKRPDAARHHGVLAVIAVAELAALEERLGPRVRREIAERLAAVAEKLGGACDRLGRDDDGHLLMLLPGIDEETAVRGLSALATTAAGTRFVVADENVRLTPAVGWLPLAEAADAADAVDRARDAAREALRHRDLRPVRHAPWMRGTPGRHRRPPLRALLRPALSALSPVLALLLGIGVPFVLYQQAYLAGWDLGSGMYWAVVAGLVLSALLIVLECLYALDAPARPQRPGAPYPAASAVIAAYLPNEAATIVDTVESFLRQEYPGELEIVLAYNTPHPLPVEDTLREIAARDPRLVLLPVAGSTSKAQNVNAAVTRVRGEFVGIFDADHHPAPHSFRHAWHWLSHGYDVVQGHCVVRNGDSSRVARLVAVEFEAIYAVSHPGRTRLYDFGVFGGSNGFWRTDLLARTRMHGSMLTEDIDSTLRTLTTGARIAVDRTLISRELAPTTLTALWNQRSRWAQGWLQVSLKHLRNGLRSPVLTLRQKVGLLVLLGWREIQPWLTLQILPILLYAMWKTGGPGHLNWAVPVCVLALLLTLAAGPVQALFAWRLAVPELRARRGWFWSYLLVSTVFYSHFKNMVARQAHLKEALGDRQWRVTPRTRAAEAVARR
- a CDS encoding transcriptional regulator, which translates into the protein MAACGAPVRPEVIEAWEYGSLLPTEPQLFALADVLWCPPAVLMGVEPRTLAEHRLARQLSGERLAQLVGMAPEEYHAAEAANEWPGDYRQTKALVEALGLSLRKLIGVMGRVEELAGHLRAAIEGRWKPHVGPVTEITTLNRTRVGDALRTMHAEFADFSERYMAHVVARNADARLKEIAAERSAYLRRLVDHFWELIGEAGEAPPFNSVH
- a CDS encoding amino acid transporter yields the protein MTSTQVDPTPPPAAAPPRWRSWLLDGLSEQSARHPGPHGTPPAEHKGNSWWRVMCLTGVDYFSTLGYQPGIAALAAGLLSPFATLVLIALTLLGALPVYRRVAKESPQGEGSIAMLERLLPWWAGKLLVLVLLGFAATDFVITMTLSAADASAHVVENPFAPAALHGANLWITLLLLAALGAVFLKGFREAIGIAVALVGVYLVLNVVVLATSAWQVLSHPVAIGNWWGAMTAQHSSPLAIVGVALLVFPKLALGMSGFETGVAVMPQVRGDAGDDPVKPAGRIRDTRRLLTTAAIIMSGFLLLSSLATTILIPQKEFAPGGAANGRALAYLAHQHLGEAFGTVYDISTIAILWFAGASAMAGLLNLVPRYLPRYGMAPEWTRAVRPLVLIFMAIAFGITFVFDASVDDQSGAYATGVLVLMLSASFASTVAARHRGHRGAAIGFGTITLVFGYTLVTNVIERPDGLKIALLFILGILLTSFASRVHRAFELRAADVVFDEAAERLIDEAMTAGPLRLIANEPDERDAADYREKEYSQREETHIPDGGPVLFLEVLVEDSSDFTAEAQVHGVEEYGTRILRVQGAGVPNTIAAVLMQLRERTGQVPHIYFNWTEGHPLSHLLRFLVFGDGEVAPVTREVLRRAEPDLSRRPRVHVG
- a CDS encoding TetR/AcrR family transcriptional regulator, whose translation is MGLQRAEIPPSRRVCDACGTPLPPPGLGRPAVYCSRSCQARAYRRRKHPPAPPPTAEAGPATDPAGGAAAAKRRRIIEAVWRIAAERGLHAASIREVAAEGGVSVRAVQYHFADKHRLLVDALRLLHEENERIARSRIRVDPADPRGLLRAVLDEFLPLDAQRAAALRVFAAYYARSLTDPALAAVFLAEEHPLEDMVAGLIAAARDAGRTAPGLDARLEADLLVAAAVGLGGDVLHGRRSLAQARRALDYRLGTVFPE